The Hyperolius riggenbachi isolate aHypRig1 chromosome 3, aHypRig1.pri, whole genome shotgun sequence genome window below encodes:
- the LOC137561920 gene encoding olfactory receptor 1M1-like, with protein sequence MDTGAAELLAVTVPAMFPLLLALMPFPRVPVPADIVQVCVMMMSPDGCGAVFKSNVTTIFLLGFHNMNRFKILLFLLLLIMYCVTVCGNLLIILLVSFSKPLHSPMYFFLTQLSITDIMVTTDISPYMLNIVLYERASISFHSCIVQLYFFAMSETAECLLLTVMSYDRYLAICCPLRYSSIMNQRLYVGFVFASWLLSCSVTFYITFETCKLNFCGPNTIDHFFCDFSPLLGLSCSDASRLLMESTLLCNAVIVLPFFLIVVSYTYIISAIVKISSFSGRQKSFSTCSSHLTVVFLFYGTLIAMYAIPNGAKSQTVSKTMAILYAVLTPFLNPFIYSLRNNDIKKALRSLVDKKRE encoded by the exons atggacactggtgcggcagaactgctggcggtgacagtgccagcaatgttccctctcctcttggccttgatGCCCTTCCCCCgggtgccagtgccagcagacatagtgcaagtttgtgtgatgatgatgtcaccagatggatgtggg GCAGTTTTTAAAAGCAACGTCACCACCATCTTCCTTTTAGGATTCCACAACATGAACAGATTTAAAATCTTGCTGTTTCTACTGCTACTTATAATGTATTGTGTGACAGTGTGTGGAAACCTCTTGATCATCTTACTAGTTTCCTTTAGCAAGCCCCTCCACTCCCCCATGTACTTTTTTCTCACTCAGCTCTCCATAACGGACATCATGGTGACCACAGACATTTCCCCTTACATGCTAAATATCGTACTATATGAGAGGGCCTCCATATCCTTTCATAGCTGCATTGTCCAGCTTTACTTCTTTGCTATGTCCGAAACAGCGGAATGTCTTCTTCTGACAGTGATGTCCTATGACCGGTACTTGGCCATCTGTTGTCCACTGCGTTATTCCTCCATCATGAACCAAAGGCTCTACGTTGGATTTGTTTTTGCATCCTGGCTCTTGAGCTGTTCTGTAACATTCTATATAACATTTGAAACATGCAAGCTCAATTTCTGCGGACCAAACACTATTGACCACTTCTTTTGTGATTTCAGTCCACTCCTTGGACTTTCTTGCTCAGATGCCTCCAGACTTTTAATGGAATCTACTCTCTTGTGCAATGCAGTCATAGTCTTACCATTCTTTTTGATAGTAGTTtcttatacatatataatatcaGCCATTGTAAAAATCTCATCCTTTTCAGGGAGGCAGAAGTCCTTTTCAACTTGCAGCTCCCACCTGACCGTTGTGTTTCTATTTTATGGGACTCTGATCGCAATGTATGCGATTCCAAATGGAGCAAAGTCGCAAACAGTTAGCAAAACGATGGCTATATTATACGCCGTGCTAACACCCTTTTTAAATCCTTTCATATACAGTCTAAGAAATAATGACATTAAAAAGGCACTAAGAAGTCTTGTAGATAAAAAGAGAGAATAA